A DNA window from Hordeum vulgare subsp. vulgare chromosome 1H, MorexV3_pseudomolecules_assembly, whole genome shotgun sequence contains the following coding sequences:
- the LOC123398561 gene encoding uncharacterized protein LOC123398561 has protein sequence MVHGLHGGGGAGTPLRSARGRRQPHQMLPFDVLVDIAARTDPATLVRCAATCMDMRCRLKHNPGLHLHGRLRLRLRHGDRFVLPLLRGHLIRGCWRKKKEELFLMDTTAADATRLHTVTDTTDATELHTVTNAGSFPLASRDGLILTRVGQELRVSDPATGNSHTLPSQPVFPLVVGRQAQATREIGYDLLVGDNEDKGGTAVGRHFQVVMAYVELSQHRRLLQLQTFSSEHDAWGRYTEIRAPKLHGSRLQEGLGRALVVDNNTMYLSLMTDTRAYVLKLHVKTEVMALMLLDSFPRSRWHNQILATLSAGGNPTMLVAEGNKMLAWAQSKQTGKWQQRPHVVFETDAISRFLDKVDGGIRPLPWPSQLHLVSFAKRSGTVLIMSVNCFFWLDLQSMKIVRWFSVHDGPDMVENIPYEINLTDWVPTFNSRL, from the coding sequence CAAGAGGCCGGCGGCAACCACACCAGATGCTGCCCTTCGACGTGCTGGTGGACATTGCGGCGCGCACCGACCCGGCCACCCTCGTGCGCTGCGCCGCCACCTGCATGGACATGCGCTGCCGCCTGAAGCACAACCCCGGCCTCCATCTCCatggccgcctccgcctccgcctccggcaCGGCGACCGCTTCGTGCTCCCCTTACTGCGCGGCCACCTCATCCGCGGCTGCTGGCGCAAGAAAAAGGAGGAGCTGTTCCTCATGGACACCACCGCCGCAGACGCCACCAGGCTGCACACAGTCACAGACACAACAGACGCTACCGAGCTGCACACAGTCACCAACGCCGGCAGCTTCCCCCTCGCGTCACGCGACGGCCTTATCCTCACCCGTGTAGGCCAAGAGCTCCGTGTGTCCGACCCGGCCACCGGCAACAGCCATACCCTGCCGTCACAACCCGTATTCCCCCTGGTTGTGGGCCGTCAGGCTCAGGCCACTAGAGAGATAGGTTATGACTTGCTCGTCGGCGACAATGAAGATAAGGGCGGGACCGCCGTCGGTCGGCATTTTCAGGTGGTCATGGCGTACGTAGAGCTGTCACAACACCGCCGGCTCCTACAACTCCAGACTTTCTCGTCGGAGCACGACGCGTGGGGCCGCTATACCGAGATCCGGGCGCCTAAGCTGCATGGCAGCCGCCTGCAAGAAGGCCTCGGCAGGGCTTTGGTCGTCGACAACAACACTATGTATTTGTCCTTGATGACCGACACCCGAGCCTATGTACTCAAGCTCCATGTCAAAACCGAGGTGATGGCGCTGATGCTCCTAGACAGCTTCCCCCGTAGCAGGTGGCACAACCAAATCCTGGCGACGTTGTCGGCAGGTGGAAATCCGACCATGTTGGTCGCGGAAGGCAACAAGATGTTGGCTTGGGCGCAGTCAAAGCAAACAGGGAAGTGGCAGCAGAGACCACATGTGGTGTTTGAGACGGACGCAATCTCGCGGTTTCTAGATAAGGTGGACGGTGGAATCAGACCCCTACCATGGCCAAGCCAGCTCCATCTAGTGTCGTTCGCCAAGAGGAGCGGCACCGTGCTCATCATGTCAGTCAATTGTTTTTTCTGGCTTGACCTGCAGTCCATGAAGATTGTGAGGTGGTTTTCGGTTCATGATGGTCCGGACATGGTCGAGAACATCCCATATGAGATAAATTTGACGGATTGGGTTCCAACATTCAATAGTAGATTGTGA